The following coding sequences lie in one Indicator indicator isolate 239-I01 chromosome 2, UM_Iind_1.1, whole genome shotgun sequence genomic window:
- the TTLL2 gene encoding probable tubulin polyglutamylase TTLL2, with protein MTNDYDTRDILRPLVFRLHEKVPAIVREVLLERGWTEFDQKEQDDADWNLYWRNSPFCMTDHHSIKPWQRLNHYPEAIRITRKDYLARHLKRMKGVYGSALYEFSPVAFIMPKDYVKFIAEYSKERQAGGRRSSYWICKPVDLSRGRGILIFQDVKDLAYDCTVIVQKYISNPLLISGYKLDLRLYVCVTSFCPLTIYTYEEGLVRFATEKFDLGSLDNVYAHLTNTSINKYGASYKKYKEGIGCGSKWTFSKFRSYLRIFGVDDMVLWQKINNIVILTLLAVTPLPVASNCFELFGFDILIDDKFKPWLLEVNYNPALCLDCSIDDTVKRKLLHDIVELLNYKQIDTFRHNLVAGIKAGRRQVPWSTTGESATKETLSLLTCQKVAKCTSASSVQPAIHKVAALTKKNARAHPRKTLTSQLREKMNMPKTSAKAETENKQRLGTGHSPQKSAQLSHQLPTPDFCNYKLTTCPYFISDKDQRPIPRVGDFVLIFPFNEAVLQASRDGTNIKSIIKEISKLMSSYHHNSRTQNKV; from the coding sequence ATGACAAATGACTATGATACAAGAGATATCTTGAGGCCATTGGTGTTCCGTCTCCATGAGAAAGTGCCTGCAATAGTCCGTGAGGTTTTACTGGAACGTGGCTGGACTGAATTTGACCAAAAGGAGCAAGATGATGCAGACTGGAACTTGTACTGGCGGAACTCACCTTTCTGCATGACAGACCACCACAGCATTAAACCATGGCAGAGGCTCAACCATTACCCAGAAGCTATTCGGATCACCAGGAAAGACTACTTGGCAAGGCACCTGAAACGTATGAAAGGAGTATATGGATCAGCACTGTATGAATTTAGTCCAGTGGCATTCATCATGCCTAAAGACTATGTCAAATTTATAGCAGAATACAGCAAGGAGAGacaggcaggaggcagaagaAGTAGCTACTGGATTTGCAAGCCTGTAGATCTCTCCCGTGGAAGGGGCATACTCATTTTCCAAGATGTTAAAGACTTAGCATATGACTGTACAGTCATTGTCCAGAAGTACATTAGTAATCCCTTGCTTATTTCAGGATATAAACTGGATCTGCGTCTTTATGTGTGTGTCACCAGTTTTTGCCCCCTCACCATTTACACTTACGAAGAAGGACTGGTGAGGTTTGCCACTGAGAAGTTCGACCTTGGTTCTCTGGACAATGTCTATGCCCACCTAACAAACACTAGCATCAACAAATATGGAGCTTCATATAAAAAGTATAAGGAAGGGATTGGCTGTGGCTCTAAATGGACATTCAGCAAATTTCGTTCTTATCTTCGAATATTTGGTGTTGATGACATGGTCCTCTGGCAGAAGATCAATAACATAGTGATTCTCACCCTGCTTGCTGTAACCCCCTTACCAGTGGCTTCCAATTGCTTTGAGCTCTTTGGCTTTGACATCCTGATTGATGACAAATTCAAGCCATGGCTTTTGGAAGTCAACTACAATCCAGCCTTGTGTTTAGACTGTTCCATTGATGACACTGTGAAAAGGAAACTTCTTCATGACATTGTTGAACTGCTGAACTACAAGCAGATTGACACTTTCAGGCATAACCTAGTGGCTGGGATAAaagctggcagaaggcaggtgCCGTGGAGCACAACTGGTGAAAGTGCCACCAAGGAGACTCTCAGCTTACTCACCTGCCAAAAAGTGGCTAAATGtacttctgcttcttctgtgcaacctgccatCCATAAGGTGGCTGCCCTGACCAAGAAAAATGCCAGAGCACATCCAAGAAAAACACTGACTTCCCAGCTGCGGGAAAAAATGAACATGCCAAAAACATCTGCAAAAGCTgagactgaaaataaacaaCGCCTAGGAACTGGGCACTCACCACAAAAGTCTGCCCAACTCAGCCACCAGTTACCTACACCTGATTTCTGCAACTACAAGTTAACCACATGCCCATATTTCATCTCTGATAAAGACCAGAGGCCTATCCCCCGTGTAGGAGATTTTgtccttatttttcctttcaatgAAGCTGTGCTTCaggcttccagggatgggacaaaTATAAAGAGCATCATAAAGGAAATAAGCAAATTAATGAGCAGTTACCATcacaacagcagaacacaaaacaaagtgTAG